In a single window of the Terrirubrum flagellatum genome:
- a CDS encoding AAA family ATPase, with translation MLKSTPHSELRAERDFESQSPFSSINLDTIFRILRRQWPVIAGFTFVALLAAVIFLLTAAPKYTASMTILIDTRKTQLFQTQQVVGDMAIDSSAVESQAEILKSDSTALAVIRNLKLLEDPEYSGEGSFSLIKTITGLFVGPDAPDSQERKERMAVEQFAKALQVKRVGLTYAIDVSFQSLSGEKSARIANAIADAYLVGELDSRYQATLRASRWLQDRMAELRQQATAAETEVQKFKAANNIIDTGRGTISDQQLTDVNTQLTAARAGTAEAKARFDRIQNIAQEKETIPDATVADALRNDVITRLRAQLLDLTAREADWSSRYGVNHTAAVNLRNQMRELRRNMSDELSRIAQTYKSDYEIAMAREQALQDSLRALTDQSNVTSQAQIKLRDLDSTAQSFRNLYDNFLQRFMEATQQQTFPITEARVISAASEPLRKSFPKTLLVVAIALVAGLGLGSGVAFLREQMDNVFREEDQIEQATGIECLGVTPRVEIASTAPSAPADLGQRILRSNIGVNRHVLDAPFSRFTETIRRVKVAIDIASLRRPTRVIGVCSALPQEGKTTIAANLAQQMASSNHRVILVDADLRNPALTRAIASEATEGLVEVITGKRAENEVIWVDPVSGLHVLPAVIDGRISHTADLISSDEMGNLLNRLRDKYEYVVLDFPPVLPVVDVKAASYLVDGFVLVVGWGKTKKDVVMSALSSVDLVSERMIGSVLNGASVAMLRRLEASEGRYYADYHHGYGYRKKA, from the coding sequence ATGCTGAAAAGCACGCCACACTCGGAACTCCGAGCCGAGAGAGATTTTGAATCGCAGTCGCCGTTTTCGTCGATCAATCTCGACACGATCTTTCGCATTCTGCGGCGCCAGTGGCCTGTAATCGCAGGCTTCACCTTCGTCGCGCTTCTCGCCGCAGTGATCTTTCTTCTGACCGCGGCGCCCAAATATACGGCGTCGATGACCATCCTGATCGACACGCGCAAGACGCAGTTGTTCCAGACGCAGCAGGTCGTCGGCGACATGGCGATCGATTCGAGCGCGGTCGAGAGTCAGGCCGAAATTCTGAAGTCGGACAGCACGGCGCTCGCCGTGATTCGCAATCTGAAGCTGCTGGAAGATCCCGAATATTCCGGCGAAGGCTCGTTCAGCCTCATCAAGACGATCACGGGACTTTTCGTCGGTCCCGACGCTCCTGACTCTCAGGAGCGCAAGGAGCGCATGGCGGTCGAGCAATTCGCGAAAGCGTTACAGGTGAAACGCGTCGGCCTGACCTACGCCATCGACGTCAGCTTTCAGTCGCTGAGCGGCGAAAAGTCGGCGCGGATCGCGAACGCGATCGCCGACGCCTATCTCGTCGGCGAGCTTGATTCCCGCTACCAGGCGACGCTGCGCGCCAGCCGCTGGCTGCAGGACCGCATGGCCGAATTGCGCCAGCAAGCTACCGCGGCCGAGACCGAGGTGCAGAAATTCAAGGCTGCGAACAACATCATCGATACGGGCCGCGGCACGATCAGCGACCAGCAGCTCACCGACGTCAACACGCAGCTCACCGCCGCGCGCGCAGGCACCGCCGAAGCGAAGGCGCGTTTCGATCGCATTCAGAACATCGCGCAGGAAAAGGAAACGATTCCCGACGCGACGGTGGCCGATGCGCTGCGCAACGATGTCATCACCCGACTGCGGGCGCAGCTTCTCGATTTGACGGCGCGCGAAGCCGACTGGTCGTCGCGCTATGGCGTCAATCACACCGCGGCGGTCAATCTGCGCAATCAGATGCGCGAATTGCGCCGGAACATGTCGGATGAGCTCAGCCGCATCGCCCAGACCTACAAGAGCGATTACGAGATCGCCATGGCGCGCGAACAGGCGCTGCAGGACAGCCTCAGGGCGCTGACCGACCAGTCGAACGTGACGTCGCAGGCGCAGATCAAGCTGCGCGATCTCGACAGCACCGCGCAGAGCTTCCGCAACCTCTATGACAACTTCCTGCAGCGCTTCATGGAGGCGACGCAGCAGCAGACATTCCCGATCACCGAAGCGCGCGTGATCTCGGCCGCGTCCGAGCCGCTGCGCAAGAGCTTCCCGAAAACCTTGCTCGTCGTTGCGATCGCGCTCGTCGCGGGTCTTGGCCTCGGCAGCGGCGTCGCGTTCCTGCGCGAACAGATGGACAATGTCTTCCGCGAGGAAGATCAGATCGAGCAGGCGACCGGGATCGAATGCCTTGGCGTGACGCCGCGCGTCGAAATAGCGTCGACGGCGCCGAGCGCGCCGGCTGATCTGGGCCAGCGCATCCTGCGCTCCAACATTGGCGTCAACCGGCATGTGCTTGATGCGCCATTCTCGCGCTTCACCGAGACGATCAGGCGCGTCAAGGTCGCGATCGACATCGCCAGCCTGCGCCGTCCGACGCGGGTGATCGGCGTGTGCTCGGCCTTGCCGCAGGAAGGCAAGACGACGATCGCCGCCAACCTCGCGCAGCAGATGGCGAGCTCCAATCATCGCGTGATCCTGGTCGATGCGGATCTGCGCAATCCAGCGCTGACGCGCGCGATCGCGTCGGAGGCGACCGAGGGTCTCGTCGAGGTCATCACCGGCAAGCGCGCCGAGAACGAGGTCATCTGGGTCGATCCGGTCAGCGGGCTGCACGTCCTCCCGGCGGTGATCGACGGCCGCATCTCGCACACCGCCGATCTCATCTCGTCCGACGAGATGGGCAATCTGCTCAACCGGCTGCGTGACAAGTATGAATATGTGGTCCTCGACTTCCCGCCGGTGCTGCCGGTCGTCGACGTCAAGGCCGCGAGCTATCTCGTCGACGGCTTCGTGCTCGTTGTCGGCTGGGGCAAGACGAAGAAGGACGTGGTGATGAGCGCGCTGTCGAGCGTCGACCTCGTCTCCGAGCGCATGATCGGCAGCGTGCTCAATGGCGCGAGCGTGGCCATGCTGCGCCGGCTCGAAGCCTCCGAGGGCCGCTATTACGCCGATTATCATCACGGCTACGGTTATCGGAAGAAGGCGTGA
- a CDS encoding O-antigen ligase family protein, whose protein sequence is MATPLADAEAKTPRTELREEQAVLGRPESPIARLRRAIFRFSHGVALTVAALAPLPFGSVELGWIALWCLLLGLSLTLASIGEIDATTRRTLIAVLLVFAVFGATVALQLSDAVAPDPIWSEATRLLGRELKPIASASAWAPVIAMGAPLLFVLAFCRFALLGGSSQSAELTLRVVAWSGLIYVVYSSLALLIDPTALLWRDKPAYLGNLTGTFINRNTAATYFGSVAIIWFMRLASAARRGSSSRLSPSERLWLLLSGRDLHLARLGAAFLISLGGVAATGSRAGFVFTIICLAIAAAIYGRVDFSLWRRRFWSWLAAAIAIFALFELLGGVVASRVFLLGLNDEGRFNVYAASIGLIRDHPWLGVGLGNFDVVFPAVRPPDILISGVWDRAHSTPLEFVIEMGLPLTALVGGLWLLILARLARASLRTRSSTMIAGFAATLLGCLHSSVDFSLQIPGYAVAFAAIAGTATAQAGRLLRDARE, encoded by the coding sequence ATGGCGACGCCGCTTGCAGATGCTGAGGCGAAGACGCCGCGGACGGAGCTTCGCGAGGAACAGGCGGTCCTCGGACGGCCGGAATCGCCGATCGCCAGGCTCAGACGCGCCATATTCCGGTTTTCACATGGCGTTGCGCTTACGGTGGCGGCTCTCGCGCCGCTGCCCTTTGGCTCAGTCGAACTGGGCTGGATCGCGCTCTGGTGTCTGCTGCTGGGGCTCAGCCTCACGCTCGCATCCATTGGCGAGATCGATGCGACGACCCGCCGCACGCTCATCGCCGTCCTGCTCGTTTTTGCGGTCTTTGGCGCGACCGTCGCCCTGCAGCTTTCAGATGCGGTCGCTCCGGACCCGATCTGGAGCGAGGCGACTCGCCTTCTCGGGCGCGAACTGAAACCAATCGCGTCGGCCAGCGCGTGGGCGCCCGTGATCGCGATGGGGGCGCCGCTGCTGTTCGTGCTGGCCTTCTGCCGATTCGCCCTCCTTGGCGGGAGCTCGCAGAGCGCCGAATTGACCCTTCGCGTCGTCGCATGGTCCGGCCTCATCTACGTCGTCTACAGTTCGCTCGCCCTGCTGATCGATCCGACCGCGCTTCTGTGGCGCGACAAGCCCGCCTATCTCGGCAATCTGACCGGGACCTTCATCAATCGAAACACGGCCGCGACCTATTTCGGATCGGTTGCGATCATCTGGTTCATGCGTCTCGCCTCCGCGGCGCGGCGCGGCTCCTCAAGCCGCCTGTCACCCTCGGAGCGGCTCTGGTTGCTGCTCAGCGGTCGCGATCTGCATCTGGCGCGACTCGGCGCCGCCTTTCTGATCAGTCTCGGCGGCGTGGCGGCGACGGGATCGCGGGCCGGATTCGTGTTCACGATCATCTGCCTCGCCATCGCCGCGGCGATCTATGGACGCGTCGACTTCTCGCTGTGGCGTCGGCGGTTCTGGTCATGGCTGGCGGCCGCCATCGCGATTTTTGCGCTGTTTGAATTGCTCGGAGGCGTAGTCGCGAGCCGCGTCTTCCTTCTCGGCCTCAATGATGAGGGACGGTTCAACGTCTATGCCGCTTCCATCGGACTGATTCGCGATCATCCGTGGCTCGGCGTCGGGCTCGGCAATTTCGATGTCGTGTTTCCGGCCGTGAGGCCTCCGGACATCCTGATCTCGGGCGTCTGGGATCGCGCCCACAGCACGCCGCTCGAATTTGTGATCGAGATGGGATTGCCGCTCACTGCGCTGGTCGGCGGTCTGTGGCTCCTGATTCTCGCGCGCCTTGCAAGGGCGAGCCTCAGGACCCGCTCGTCAACCATGATCGCCGGCTTTGCCGCGACGCTGCTTGGCTGCCTCCACTCCTCCGTTGATTTCTCGCTGCAAATACCGGGCTACGCCGTTGCTTTTGCAGCGATCGCGGGAACGGCGACAGCGCAGGCCGGCAGGCTGCTGCGCGACGCGCGCGAATGA
- a CDS encoding metallophosphoesterase codes for MERIIKWLTRRPRALDARVNPRNPLSTLPDDLRIHAIGDIHGCADLLARHHAAIDRGAAERPKGRIIEVVLGDMIDRGPDSRGVIDQLIERSRWREIVTLRGNHENMLLRFLSDPTTLNEWIRFGGLETLLSYGVTPAPTLDADGMVETARRAHAAIPAEHVRFLQNTLPIWSCADFVFVHAGLRPGRSLVEQDEHDLLEIRQPFLQHTGWFGAYVVHGHTPVADIDIRRNRMNLDTGAFATGRLSGVALERDRLFSLRTNSPQAAAPPPESALADSGD; via the coding sequence ATGGAACGGATCATCAAGTGGCTGACGCGGCGGCCGCGCGCACTTGATGCGCGCGTCAATCCGCGCAACCCGCTCTCGACTCTCCCCGACGATCTTCGCATTCACGCGATCGGCGATATTCATGGATGCGCCGATCTTCTCGCGCGCCATCACGCCGCGATCGATCGCGGCGCGGCCGAACGCCCCAAGGGGCGCATCATCGAGGTCGTGCTGGGCGACATGATCGATCGCGGCCCGGATTCGCGCGGCGTCATCGATCAACTGATCGAACGTTCGCGCTGGCGCGAAATCGTGACGCTCCGCGGCAATCATGAAAATATGTTGCTGCGGTTTCTCTCCGATCCGACGACGCTCAATGAATGGATTCGGTTCGGGGGACTCGAGACGCTGCTTTCCTATGGCGTCACGCCGGCGCCGACGCTCGACGCCGACGGCATGGTCGAAACGGCGCGGCGCGCGCACGCGGCGATCCCCGCCGAGCATGTGCGCTTCCTTCAGAACACCTTGCCGATCTGGAGTTGCGCGGATTTTGTGTTCGTTCATGCCGGGCTGCGGCCGGGCCGTTCGCTCGTGGAGCAGGACGAGCATGATCTCCTCGAAATCAGGCAGCCCTTCCTTCAGCACACGGGATGGTTCGGCGCCTATGTCGTGCATGGCCACACGCCCGTCGCTGATATCGACATTCGCCGGAACCGGATGAATCTCGACACCGGCGCCTTCGCAACGGGCCGCCTGTCCGGCGTCGCGCTCGAAAGGGATCGCCTGTTCAGCCTGCGAACCAATTCGCCGCAGGCGGCCGCCCCGCCGCCCGAATCCGCGCTCGCCGATTCGGGCGACTGA
- a CDS encoding spike base protein, RCAP_Rcc01079 family — translation MPDPFSAHSPGLSSPLAVGFAITPADGADLPYVTRQIRITGAAGNLAVVWTSGLQTVEPVFTGDVLDWRVMRVLATGTTATGLRGYC, via the coding sequence ATGCCTGATCCCTTCTCAGCCCATTCCCCCGGCCTGTCCTCCCCCCTCGCCGTTGGCTTCGCCATCACGCCCGCGGACGGCGCGGATTTGCCTTACGTCACCCGCCAGATCAGGATCACAGGCGCCGCCGGAAATCTGGCGGTGGTCTGGACGAGCGGCCTTCAGACCGTCGAGCCGGTCTTTACCGGCGACGTCCTCGACTGGCGCGTCATGCGGGTGCTCGCGACCGGCACCACGGCGACCGGCCTCAGGGGATATTGCTGA